The following proteins come from a genomic window of bacterium:
- the purH gene encoding bifunctional phosphoribosylaminoimidazolecarboxamide formyltransferase/IMP cyclohydrolase: MIRRALISVSDKTGIQSLAQKLHQVGVEIISTGGTASALSQNGIPVVKISDLTQFPEMMDGRVKTLHPKIHGGLLALRDNATHMEEANHHGIGMIDLLAVNLYPFEATISKPDVPLHEAIENIDIGGPSMIRSASKNYRSVIVLVDPSDYEPVMQEIMTSGDVSQDTRYRLMIKAFEHTARYDALISSYFASKVTASSETLPEKINLTFKQIQPLRYGENPHQKASFYAANFHSKKYYDQLHGKELSYNNILDLDACVRVVSDFEKPSCVIVKHTNPCGAAMHDDLYQAYQNARATDPVSAFGGVIGFNRRLNATTAEALSEVFVEAIIAPEFESGAIEILSKKKNIRLIRYDFEAARAQGSALPEIRKALDGYLIQDADMRRAGQTEWKVVTRRAPNAEEMHALLFGWTIVKHVKSNAIVYAAADRTLGIGAGQMSRVDASELAVSKSGKSGLSLKNSAIASDAFFPFRDGVDAAAAAGATAVIQPGGSVKDAEVIAAADEHNMAMVFTSIRHFKH, translated from the coding sequence ATGATTCGACGTGCGCTTATTAGTGTATCCGATAAAACAGGAATTCAATCGCTGGCTCAAAAACTGCATCAAGTCGGTGTCGAAATTATTTCAACCGGCGGTACGGCGTCCGCGCTGTCTCAAAATGGAATCCCCGTCGTAAAAATTTCGGACCTCACGCAATTTCCCGAAATGATGGATGGCCGCGTCAAAACACTGCACCCTAAGATACATGGCGGACTTCTGGCGTTGCGCGATAATGCTACCCACATGGAAGAAGCTAATCACCACGGCATCGGTATGATCGATCTTTTGGCGGTTAACCTATATCCCTTCGAAGCGACGATCAGCAAACCCGATGTACCTTTGCATGAGGCTATCGAAAATATTGATATCGGCGGACCTTCGATGATACGATCGGCTTCAAAGAACTATCGCAGTGTCATTGTATTGGTAGATCCGTCGGATTACGAACCTGTCATGCAGGAAATCATGACTAGCGGCGATGTATCGCAAGACACCCGTTATCGTTTGATGATCAAGGCGTTTGAACATACGGCACGTTATGATGCGTTGATTTCAAGTTATTTCGCATCTAAGGTAACCGCTTCTTCGGAGACATTGCCCGAAAAAATAAATCTTACGTTTAAGCAAATTCAGCCGCTCCGCTACGGCGAAAATCCGCATCAAAAAGCGTCATTTTATGCGGCTAATTTTCACTCTAAAAAGTATTATGATCAGTTGCACGGCAAGGAATTGTCATACAACAATATTCTCGATCTTGATGCCTGTGTGCGCGTTGTATCGGATTTTGAAAAACCATCATGCGTTATCGTCAAGCACACCAATCCTTGCGGTGCCGCGATGCACGACGACTTGTATCAGGCGTACCAGAATGCCAGAGCCACAGATCCGGTTTCGGCATTTGGCGGAGTGATCGGTTTTAATCGCCGTCTCAATGCGACGACCGCCGAAGCCTTAAGTGAAGTGTTTGTGGAGGCGATCATCGCACCGGAATTTGAATCGGGTGCAATTGAGATCCTTTCCAAGAAAAAAAATATCCGGTTAATCCGTTATGATTTTGAAGCGGCGCGGGCGCAGGGGTCGGCGTTGCCGGAGATCCGCAAAGCGTTGGATGGTTATTTGATTCAGGACGCCGATATGCGTCGTGCGGGGCAGACGGAGTGGAAGGTCGTAACGCGACGCGCTCCCAATGCGGAAGAAATGCACGCGTTGCTTTTCGGATGGACGATCGTCAAACACGTTAAGTCCAACGCCATCGTATATGCCGCGGCGGATCGGACACTCGGTATCGGTGCCGGACAAATGTCCCGGGTTGATGCGTCGGAGTTAGCCGTCAGCAAATCCGGCAAGAGTGGGCTTTCGTTGAAAAATTCGGCCATCGCGTCGGATGCTTTTTTTCCTTTTCGCGACGGCGTTGACGCGGCGGCGGCGGCAGGTGCTACGGCCGTGATCCAGCCGGGCGGTTCCGTGAAAGATGCGGAAGTAATCGCGGCGGCGGATGAACACAATATGGCGATGGTATTTACAAGTATCCGTCATTTCAAACATTAG
- a CDS encoding rod shape-determining protein, with amino-acid sequence MSLFDIFNNEIAIDLGTANTLVYVKDKGVVINEPSIVAINKRSNKMMAIGKEAKEMEGRTHDELLTVRPLKDGVIADFEMTELMLQEFIRKVSPARFMGKRVVVGVPSGITMVEQRAVRDSAEHAGAKEVYLVAEPMAAAIGVGIDIEASKGSMVIDIGGGTAEIAVIALSGIVCDRSIRSAGDELTKSIITYFRVQHNLLLGEQMAEDIKCNIGSAVPLAQELKMEIKGRDIVSGIPKTMKTDSEEVRRALEGTIREIVEGTKSTLEKTPPELASDLIDRGIVLTGGGALIKGLDERMRKETGLPVIVAEDPLTAVVRGVGRVLENLTKYQAVILKNRKY; translated from the coding sequence ATGAGCCTGTTTGATATTTTTAACAATGAAATTGCGATTGACCTCGGGACGGCCAACACGTTGGTCTATGTCAAAGACAAAGGCGTCGTGATCAATGAGCCTTCGATCGTAGCGATCAATAAGCGCTCCAATAAAATGATGGCGATCGGCAAAGAAGCCAAAGAAATGGAAGGACGTACCCATGACGAGTTACTCACGGTGCGTCCGCTGAAAGACGGAGTGATCGCTGATTTCGAAATGACCGAGCTGATGCTGCAGGAGTTTATTCGCAAGGTGAGCCCGGCCCGGTTTATGGGTAAACGCGTTGTCGTAGGCGTTCCTTCCGGAATTACAATGGTCGAACAACGTGCCGTGCGCGATTCGGCTGAACATGCCGGGGCAAAAGAAGTATATCTTGTGGCAGAACCTATGGCGGCGGCGATCGGCGTGGGTATAGATATCGAAGCTTCCAAAGGCAGTATGGTGATTGATATCGGCGGAGGAACGGCCGAAATCGCCGTGATTGCATTGTCGGGCATCGTATGCGACCGTTCGATTCGCAGCGCCGGTGATGAACTGACTAAATCTATTATCACATATTTCCGCGTCCAGCACAATTTGCTTTTGGGCGAACAAATGGCGGAAGACATCAAATGTAATATCGGCTCCGCCGTACCGCTTGCGCAGGAATTGAAAATGGAAATCAAAGGTCGCGATATTGTTTCGGGTATTCCCAAAACGATGAAAACGGATTCCGAAGAAGTACGACGCGCACTGGAAGGAACGATTCGTGAAATCGTGGAAGGTACGAAAAGTACATTGGAAAAAACCCCGCCTGAATTGGCATCGGACCTGATTGACCGCGGTATTGTTCTTACCGGCGGTGGTGCTTTGATCAAAGGGCTCGATGAGCGTATGCGCAAAGAAACGGGTTTACCGGTGATCGTCGCCGAAGATCCGCTGACCGCCGTCGTGCGCGGTGTCGGACGCGTTCTGGAAAATCTGACCAAATATCAGGCCGTCATTCTCAAAAATCGCAAATACTAA